From Pseudomonas sp. CCI4.2, one genomic window encodes:
- the atpD gene encoding F0F1 ATP synthase subunit beta has product MSSGRIVQIIGAVIDVEFPREHVPSIYNALLVKSAAGTTLEVQQQLGDGVVRTIAMGSTEGLKRGLEVTDSGAAISVPVGKATLGRIMDVLGNPIDECGPIETEERWGIHRPAPTFAEQAGGNDLLETGIKVIDLVCPFAKGGKVGLFGGAGVGKTVNMMELIRNIAIEHSGYSVFAGVGERTREGNDFYHEMKDSNVLDKVALVYGQMNEPPGNRLRVALTGLTMAEKFRDEGNDVLLFVDNIYRYTLAGTEVSALLGRMPSAVGYQPTLAEEMGTLQERITSTKAGSITSIQAVYVPADDLTDPSPATTFAHLDATVVLSRDIASLGIYPAVDPLDSTSRQLDPDVVGQEHYDTARGVQYVLQRYKELKDIIAILGMDELSETDKQLVSRARKIQRFLSQPFFVAEVFTGASGKYVSLKDTITGFKGILNGDYDHLPEQAFYMVGGIEEAIEKAKKL; this is encoded by the coding sequence ATGAGTAGCGGACGTATCGTTCAAATCATCGGCGCCGTGATCGACGTGGAATTCCCACGCGAACACGTACCGAGCATCTACAACGCGCTGTTGGTAAAAAGTGCAGCCGGGACCACCCTGGAAGTTCAGCAGCAGCTGGGCGACGGCGTGGTTCGCACCATTGCAATGGGTTCCACCGAGGGCTTGAAGCGCGGTCTGGAAGTCACGGACTCTGGCGCAGCCATTTCCGTACCGGTCGGTAAAGCGACCTTGGGCCGGATCATGGACGTCCTCGGTAACCCGATCGACGAATGTGGCCCGATCGAAACCGAAGAGCGTTGGGGCATTCACCGTCCTGCGCCTACTTTCGCTGAACAGGCAGGCGGAAACGACCTGCTGGAAACCGGCATCAAGGTTATCGACCTGGTTTGCCCGTTCGCCAAAGGCGGTAAAGTCGGTCTGTTCGGTGGTGCCGGTGTAGGCAAAACCGTAAACATGATGGAATTGATCCGTAACATCGCCATCGAGCACAGCGGTTATTCCGTGTTCGCTGGTGTGGGCGAGCGTACCCGTGAGGGTAACGACTTCTACCACGAGATGAAGGACTCCAACGTTCTCGACAAAGTGGCATTGGTTTACGGTCAGATGAACGAGCCGCCGGGTAACCGTCTGCGCGTAGCACTGACTGGCCTGACCATGGCTGAGAAATTCCGTGACGAAGGTAACGACGTTTTGCTGTTCGTCGATAACATCTATCGTTACACACTGGCCGGTACTGAAGTATCCGCACTGCTGGGCCGTATGCCTTCTGCAGTAGGTTACCAACCGACCCTGGCTGAAGAGATGGGCACTCTGCAAGAGCGCATCACTTCGACCAAAGCCGGTTCGATTACCTCGATTCAAGCTGTCTACGTACCTGCGGATGACTTGACCGACCCGTCGCCTGCTACAACGTTTGCCCACCTGGACGCTACCGTCGTACTGTCCCGTGACATCGCTTCTCTGGGTATCTACCCAGCGGTCGATCCACTGGACTCGACTTCGCGCCAGCTGGATCCGGATGTTGTCGGCCAGGAACACTACGACACCGCTCGCGGCGTACAGTACGTGCTGCAGCGTTACAAAGAACTGAAGGACATTATTGCGATCCTGGGTATGGACGAGCTGTCGGAAACCGACAAGCAGTTAGTATCCCGCGCACGTAAGATCCAGCGGTTCTTGTCGCAGCCGTTCTTCGTGGCTGAAGTCTTTACGGGTGCCTCGGGTAAATACGTTTCCCTGAAAGACACCATTACTGGCTTCAAAGGCATCCTCAACGGTGACTACGACCACTTGCCAGAACAAGCGTTCTACATGGTCGGCGGCATCGAAGAAGCGATCGAGAAAGCCAAAAAACTGTAA
- a CDS encoding F0F1 ATP synthase subunit epsilon has translation MAMTVHCDIVSAEGEIFSGLVEMVIAHGNLGDIGIAPGHAPLITDLKPGPIRLIKLGGEAEVFYISGGFLEVQPNMVKVLADTVQRAADLDEASAQNAVKAAEKALNERGADFDYGSATARLAEATAQLRTVQQIRKKYGG, from the coding sequence ATGGCTATGACAGTCCATTGCGATATCGTCAGCGCGGAAGGGGAAATTTTCTCCGGTCTGGTCGAGATGGTGATTGCGCACGGTAACTTGGGCGATATCGGTATTGCTCCAGGCCACGCGCCGCTGATCACTGATCTGAAGCCAGGTCCGATCCGCCTGATCAAGCTGGGTGGGGAAGCCGAGGTGTTTTACATCTCGGGTGGTTTCCTCGAAGTGCAGCCAAACATGGTCAAGGTTCTTGCCGACACCGTGCAACGTGCTGCCGACCTGGATGAAGCCTCTGCTCAGAACGCTGTTAAAGCGGCTGAGAAGGCGCTGAATGAAAGAGGCGCAGATTTCGATTACGGCTCTGCGACTGCACGACTGGCCGAGGCGACAGCGCAGCTGCGCACCGTTCAGCAAATTCGTAAAAAGTATGGTGGCTAA